The Phoenix dactylifera cultivar Barhee BC4 chromosome 9, palm_55x_up_171113_PBpolish2nd_filt_p, whole genome shotgun sequence genome window below encodes:
- the LOC103719016 gene encoding CDP-diacylglycerol--serine O-phosphatidyltransferase 1-like isoform X1, translating to MIYLSHHFMTNISVLHHIQYFRRADWKQLVLMEVNGQRKMRRKYYISREGNNAVSLYDFGEFDPWTAWAYKPRTISLLLIGTCLLIWASGALDPESTASNDVVTSVKRGVWAMIAVFLAYSLLQAPSTVLIRPHPAIWRLVHGMAVVYLVALTFLLFQNRDDARQFMKYLHPDLGIELPERSYGTDCRIYVPENPKSRFNNVYETLFDEFVLAHIFGWWGKAIMIRNQPLLWVLSIGFELMELTFRHMLPNFNECWWDSIVLDILICNWFGIWAGMSTVRYFDGKTYVWVGISRQPNIIGKVKRTLGQFTPARWDKDEWRPLLGPWRFIQVLSLCIVFMTVELNTFFLKFCLWIPPRNPLVVYRLILWWLIAIPTIREYNTYLQDRKPVKKVGAFCWLSLAICIVELLICIKFGHGLFPNPMPLWLIIFWTCAGLALAIFLLVWSWQIHWTVMRKKL from the exons ATGATCTATTTATCGCACCATTTCATGACCAATATTTCTGTCTTACATCATATTCAATATTTTCGGAGAGCAGATTGGAAGCAACTGGTGCTTATGGAGGTTAACGGCCAGAGGAAAATGAGGAGAAAATATTATATTTCTCGAGAGGGTAATAATGCAGTATCTCTGTATGATTTTGGTGAATTTGATCCATGGACAGCATGGGCATACAAGCCTCGCACAATTTCTTTGCTACTTATTGGCACCTGCCTTTTAAT TTGGGCAAGTGGAGCACTTGATCCAGAAAGCACTGCCTCCAATGATGTTGTTACATCTGTAAAGAG GGGTGTCTGGGCGATGATTGCAGTCTTTCTAGCTTATTCGTTGCTTCAAGCGCCTTCAAC GGTACTTATTAGGCCACATCCTGCCATTTGGCGCTTGGTTCATGGGATGGCTGTTGTTTACCTCGTTGCTCTTACGTTTTTGCTTTTCCAG AACCGTGATGATGCTCGGCAGTTCATGAAATATCTTCACCCTGATCTAGGCATTG AACTACCTGAAAGATCATACGGAACTGATTGCCGTATATATGTACCCGAGAATCCCAAAAGCAGGTTTAACAATGTTTAT GAAACATTGTTTGATGAGTTTGTTCTtgctcatatttttggatggtgGGGAAAAGCAATAATGATACGAAATCAACCCCTTTTATGGGTTTTGTCAATTGGCTTCGAATTAATGGAG CTAACTTTTCGTCATATGTTGCCAAATTTTAATGAATGCTGGTGGGATAGTATTGTTTTGGATATCTTAATCTGCAATTGGTTTG GTATCTGGGCAGGGATGAGTACTGTTAGGTACTTTGATGGGAAAACATATGTGTGGGTTGGTATAAGCCGCCAGCCAAATATCATTGGTAAG GTGAAAAGAACATTGGGTCAGTTTACACCTGCAAGATGGGACAAAGATGAATGGCGCCCTCTGCTCGGGCCTTGGAGGTTCATCCAAGTGCTCAGCCTTTGCATTGTTTTTATGACTGTAGAGCTTAACACCTTTTTTCTCAAGTTTTGTCTCTGGATTCCTCCTCGAAATCCCTTGGTAGTGTATAGATTGATTCTGTGGTGGCTAATTGCAATACCAACCATCCGTGAGTACAACACCTACTTGCAAGACAG AAAGCCTGTGAAGAAGGTAGGAGCATTCTGTTGGCTTTCCCTAGCAATATGCATAGTGGAGCTTCTTATATGTATCAAGTTTGGCCATG GTCTGTTTCCCAACCCAATGCCCCTATGGCTGATAATTTTCTGGACATGTGCGGGTTTGGCCCTTGCAATTTTCCTGCTTGTTTGGTCGTGGCAAATTCATTGGACAGTGATGAGAAAAAAGTTATGA
- the LOC103719015 gene encoding alpha-1,3-arabinosyltransferase XAT3-like — translation MKPLRSFGRPEPWKIGNVSIIACMILSLCMLSLIKARYGSSPCGKSQESLKLMVPTQKNLEMIPDENGQPTLPEEEDDEENSTVVGMAKPICYETSKRSETCEAEGDIRVHGSSRTVFIHPTSMKQERKMKPYARKNDPVAIANVKEWSLKPLSSRQPPPGCTKNHSIPAMIFSIGGFTGNHFHDFTDVFVPLFISSYQFHGEVQFLISDFRSWWVNKFILIFRQLSNYEIINMDSDQESVRCFPRVIMGPSFHKVLGVDSSRSPAGCSIVDFKAAMRKAFGLERATVTPPEDVEWDMRRWRPRLLIISRKNTRKFMNERGMVDMATSLGFDVRIGQPDMSTEVSKFARLVNSADVMLGVHGAGLTNMVFLPAGAVVIQVVPMGGLDWLCRETFEDPAEELQLKYLEYRIQADESTLVEQYPKDHPVLANPFKIRKQGWDTLKSVYLDNQNVRPHLGRLRNTLMEALKHLPHKHIN, via the exons atGAAGCCTTTAAGGAGTTTTGGCAGGCCAGAGCCCTGGAAGATAGGGAATGTTTCCATCATAGCGTGCATGATCCTTTCCCTTTGCATGCTCTCTCTCATCAAGGCTCGCTATGGCTCATCTCCATGtg GGAAATCACAGGAATCCTTGAAATTAATGGTTCCAACACagaaaaatcttgagatgaTCCCAGACGAAAATGGGCAGCCTACTCTACCAG aggaggaagatgatgaagaaAACAGCACTGTGGTCGGCATGGCCAAACCAATATGCTACGAAACAAGCAAGAGATCAGAAACTTGCGAAGCGGAAGGTGATATCAGGGTGCATGGAAGCTCTCGCACCGTGTTTATCCACCCTACTTCAATGAAGCAAGAAAGGAAGATGAAGCCCTACGCTCGAAAGAATGATCCTGTGGCCATTGCCAACGTAAAAGAATGGTCATTGAAACCGTTAAGCAGTCGTCAGCCGCCTCCAGGATGTACCAAGAACCATTCCATCCCTGCTATGATCTTCTCCATTGGAGGGTTCACCGGCAACCACTTCCACGACTTCACCGATGTATTCGTCCCCCTCTTCATAAGCTCTTACCAGTTCCACGGCGAGGTCCAATTCCTGATATCCGACTTCAGATCTTGGTGGGTGAACAAATTCATCCTAATCTTCAGGCAGCTTTCCAACTACGAGATCATCAACATGGACAGTGACCAGGAGAGTGTACGTTGCTTCCCTCGGGTGATCATGGGGCCAAGCTTCCACAAGGTATTAGGCGTCGACTCTTCGAGGTCTCCTGCCGGGTGCTCCATCGTGGATTTCAAAGCGGCGATGAGAAAGGCATTCGGACTAGAGAGAGCAACGGTGACACCTCCAGAAGACGTCGAGTGGGACATGAGGAGGTGGCGGCCGAGGCTCTTGATCATATCTCGTAAGAACACGAGAAAGTTCATGAATGAGAGGGGGATGGTGGACATGGCAACGAGCTTGGGGTTCGACGTGAGGATCGGCCAGCCTGACATGAGCACCGAGGTGTCGAAGTTTGCGAGGCTGGTGAACTCTGCTGATGTGATGCTTGGAGTCCATGGAGCAGGGCTCACCAACATGGTGTTCCTCCCTGCAGGGGCTGTGGTCATTCAGGTGGTTCCCATGGGCGGGCTGGACTGGCTGTGTAGAGAGACGTTCGAGGATCCCGCGGAGGAATTGCAGCTCAAGTACTTGGAGTACAGAATTCAGGCGGATGAGAGCACGCTCGTGGAGCAATACCCCAAAGACCACCCCGTCTTGGCAAACCCCTTCAAAATCCGCAAACAGGGGTGGGATACGCTCAAGTCTGTGTACTTGGACAATCAGAACGTGAGGCCTCACTTGGGTAGGCTCAGGAACACTTTGATGGAAGCTCTCAAACACCTACCTCACAAGCACATAAACTAA
- the LOC103719016 gene encoding CDP-diacylglycerol--serine O-phosphatidyltransferase 1-like isoform X2: protein MEVNGQRKMRRKYYISREGNNAVSLYDFGEFDPWTAWAYKPRTISLLLIGTCLLIWASGALDPESTASNDVVTSVKRGVWAMIAVFLAYSLLQAPSTVLIRPHPAIWRLVHGMAVVYLVALTFLLFQNRDDARQFMKYLHPDLGIELPERSYGTDCRIYVPENPKSRFNNVYETLFDEFVLAHIFGWWGKAIMIRNQPLLWVLSIGFELMELTFRHMLPNFNECWWDSIVLDILICNWFGIWAGMSTVRYFDGKTYVWVGISRQPNIIGKVKRTLGQFTPARWDKDEWRPLLGPWRFIQVLSLCIVFMTVELNTFFLKFCLWIPPRNPLVVYRLILWWLIAIPTIREYNTYLQDRKPVKKVGAFCWLSLAICIVELLICIKFGHGLFPNPMPLWLIIFWTCAGLALAIFLLVWSWQIHWTVMRKKL, encoded by the exons ATGGAGGTTAACGGCCAGAGGAAAATGAGGAGAAAATATTATATTTCTCGAGAGGGTAATAATGCAGTATCTCTGTATGATTTTGGTGAATTTGATCCATGGACAGCATGGGCATACAAGCCTCGCACAATTTCTTTGCTACTTATTGGCACCTGCCTTTTAAT TTGGGCAAGTGGAGCACTTGATCCAGAAAGCACTGCCTCCAATGATGTTGTTACATCTGTAAAGAG GGGTGTCTGGGCGATGATTGCAGTCTTTCTAGCTTATTCGTTGCTTCAAGCGCCTTCAAC GGTACTTATTAGGCCACATCCTGCCATTTGGCGCTTGGTTCATGGGATGGCTGTTGTTTACCTCGTTGCTCTTACGTTTTTGCTTTTCCAG AACCGTGATGATGCTCGGCAGTTCATGAAATATCTTCACCCTGATCTAGGCATTG AACTACCTGAAAGATCATACGGAACTGATTGCCGTATATATGTACCCGAGAATCCCAAAAGCAGGTTTAACAATGTTTAT GAAACATTGTTTGATGAGTTTGTTCTtgctcatatttttggatggtgGGGAAAAGCAATAATGATACGAAATCAACCCCTTTTATGGGTTTTGTCAATTGGCTTCGAATTAATGGAG CTAACTTTTCGTCATATGTTGCCAAATTTTAATGAATGCTGGTGGGATAGTATTGTTTTGGATATCTTAATCTGCAATTGGTTTG GTATCTGGGCAGGGATGAGTACTGTTAGGTACTTTGATGGGAAAACATATGTGTGGGTTGGTATAAGCCGCCAGCCAAATATCATTGGTAAG GTGAAAAGAACATTGGGTCAGTTTACACCTGCAAGATGGGACAAAGATGAATGGCGCCCTCTGCTCGGGCCTTGGAGGTTCATCCAAGTGCTCAGCCTTTGCATTGTTTTTATGACTGTAGAGCTTAACACCTTTTTTCTCAAGTTTTGTCTCTGGATTCCTCCTCGAAATCCCTTGGTAGTGTATAGATTGATTCTGTGGTGGCTAATTGCAATACCAACCATCCGTGAGTACAACACCTACTTGCAAGACAG AAAGCCTGTGAAGAAGGTAGGAGCATTCTGTTGGCTTTCCCTAGCAATATGCATAGTGGAGCTTCTTATATGTATCAAGTTTGGCCATG GTCTGTTTCCCAACCCAATGCCCCTATGGCTGATAATTTTCTGGACATGTGCGGGTTTGGCCCTTGCAATTTTCCTGCTTGTTTGGTCGTGGCAAATTCATTGGACAGTGATGAGAAAAAAGTTATGA